One region of Eupeodes corollae chromosome 1, idEupCoro1.1, whole genome shotgun sequence genomic DNA includes:
- the LOC129951099 gene encoding uncharacterized protein LOC129951099 produces MAEPTLDELKQQRASTKGSISRIKNIVESNSSALTSTELECRLGILESYFKQILAYQTKIEVLLPTDTSRGEIEDLYITAKTKILSLLGTGRRSSIADMTVSTVPHTISHLPKQRLPKFSGRYSDYKNFINSYNNLVENDLSLTKIEKFNYLLSCLSDQALGTVKAFQVTEANYPKALLSLKERYDNDCLIFLEYISQLIELPKVQKASSVSLRSLVDNISALISSLLSIGSHENICNAIIIHIAMSKVDTDTQSKWDEQLDYKKLPDWKDCASILNKRCQYLEARDSKQIRSEQCVKTFNKHSSTKPTIVNPHRPQTSLAANQRSCILCRDLNHSITNCKKFLELSVMDRFWKTKKLGLCLNCLGKGHSVLRCPSSYKCKTCKQAHHSLLHRTQPADTNSGINPPSDTSGQSTSAATHSAMEKEQVPEAQVILATALVLIKDSSEGFQLGRVLLDSGSQVNFINEKFANSLGLRKHRKNVDIVGIGVTETKIKYQTQSTIRSRYSNFEISLEFLVAPSITGYQPEASLNVSSWNLPSNLELADENFNQPSQIDLLLGAEAFFDLLESGQIKLGEGLPSLQQTALGWIVSGRYKSKYNTTKKASCVANTLEVGLDKYFEKFFEFEEIQGLRSIWSEEQNECEKHFIDTIKVLPSGRLMVQLPFKKHPSCLGGSYDIAFRRFLSLERRLSKNASIKSQYSDFLKEYERLGHMSLVPNPNLDEDHYYLPHQYVLRPDSVSTKLRVVFDASCRTSSQISLNGILMVGPTIQDELLIILLRFRLYRYALTADIVKMYRQFLVHPSDRKFQFILWRENEHTPIQTYQLNTITYGTSSAPFLAIRCLQYLAEINVERFSQGAAVLKSDFYVDDMLTGADDLDTLCQKRNEVVSILSTAGLELSKWNSNHIALIEEATPKDIKLTESNLTSTLGISWNPRADEFIFSYKPNRVYTKYTKRSILSLSSSLFDPMGLLSPIIIRAKILLQQLWIEKFDWDENISPNLETEWRQFMTDLNSIQNLPIPRYVFLENNIRFQIHGFADASMKGYGCCIYLRSIDNSGSVGVKLLVAKSRVAPAKKRTLPRLELCAAHLLSKLWVTIQRVIVKHYNETYFWTDSSIVLHWISTHSSKLNTFVGNRVAEIQDTTKEVVWKHVPTSDNPADIVSRGCTAEELKSSIWFRGPDFLIEDEERWPCSLGASPPPEDLLLEHRKTVLVCQKDKNYYLNLIEKVSSYTKVLRIFAYVKRYLNLRLLRIPFPGRYLTAGELDYSLLTIVNVIQMEYFAKEIQAVKSNSKLQGSTKWLCPFIEDRNGLLLLRVGGRLKHADIPEENKHPMLLPKDCNFSKELIRHLHYSNYHAGPKALVALTRQRFWIINVRQLARSVIRRCTHCARYRPKLYDQVMGDLPAERLTSSRPFLCCGVDFCGPIYTYYKIRGKVPYKTYVAVFVCFASKAVHLEAVSDLSADAFIGALKRMIGRRGIPKDIHCDNATNFVGAQSKLSELRDMLFKKSNQENLINYCTNSNINFHFIPPRAPNFGGIWEAAVKVAKGHLYRSLGNAKLSFEELSTALVEIEAIMNSRPITSISTDPNDFEALTSAHLLIGSSLKAIPELLTEVSDISYLERWRRINAVKTHFWKRWSNEYVTELQGRGKWTTSSPNIAIGSLVIIHEDNLPPQKWLLGRVTKVIEGPDGRVRVADVKTQRGTFRRPIRKLAAIPS; encoded by the coding sequence atggcTGAACCAACACTTGatgaattaaaacaacaacgagCTTCTACTAAAGGAAGTATATCTCGGATAAAGAATATCGTGGAATCCAATTCTAGCGCCCTAACTTCAACTGAACTTGAATGTCGTCTAGGAATTTTGGAGtcgtattttaaacaaatattagcaTATCAAACCAAAATAGAAGTTTTATTACCAACAGATACTAGTAGAGGTGAAATAGAAGATTTGTACATCAccgcaaaaactaaaattctttCGCTTTTGGGTACTGGTAGACGAAGTAGTATCGCAGACATGACAGTTTCTACTGTCCCACATACAATTAGTCATCTTCCAAAACAACGTTTACCAAAGTTTAGTGGAAGATATTCAGactataaaaattttataaattcgtaCAACAATTTGGTAGAAAATGATTTAAGtttgacaaaaatagaaaaatttaattacttgCTTTCTTGTTTGAGTGATCAAGCTCTTGGCACAGTTAAGGCTTTTCAAGTCACGGAAGCCAATTATCCCAAGGCACTTCTTAGTTTGAAAGAGCGCTATGATAATGATTGCCTCATTTTCTTAGAATATATCTCACAGCTGATCGAATTACCTAAGGTTCAAAAAGCTTCTTCTGTTTCTCTACGGAGCTTGGTAGACAATATTTCGGCGTTGATTAGTTCGCTACTTTCTATAGGATCGCATGAGAATATTTGTAACGCAATAATAATTCATATTGCGATGTCGAAGGTTGACACAGATACACAATCGAAGTGGGATGAACAACTGGACTATAAGAAGTTGCCGGATTGGAAGGATTGTGCAAGCATACTCAATAAACGGTGCCAATATTTGGAAGCAAGAGATAGCAAGCAGATTCGTTCGGAACAATGCGTGAAGACATTCAACAAACATTCATCAACAAAGCCAACAATAGTAAATCCTCATCGCCCACAAACTTCGCTTGCTGCAAACCAACGATCCTGTATCTTATGTCGAGACCTTAACCATTCaattacaaattgtaaaaaatttcttgaGCTTTCGGTTATGGATAGATTTtggaaaaccaaaaaactaGGCTTGTGTCTGAATTGTTTAGGGAAGGGTCATAGTGTATTAAGATGTCCATCGTCTTATAAGTGCAAGACTTGCAAACAAGCACATCATAGCCTTTTGCATAGGACTCAACCTGCAGACACCAATTCTGGTATTAATCCTCCCTCAGATACATCTGGTCAAAGCACATCAGCTGCAACTCATTCCGCAATGGAAAAAGAGCAAGTTCCTGAAGCACAAGTTATTTTAGCAACAGCATTAGTTCTTATCAAGGACTCATCGGAAGGCTTTCAACTCGGTAGGGTTCTACTAGATTCTGGTTCAcaagtcaattttattaatgaaaagttCGCCAATTCACTTGGTCTAAGGAAACATCGTAAGAATGTTGACATCGTCGGAATAGGAGtgactgaaacaaaaataaaatatcaaactcAATCAACAATCCGTTCACGATATAGCAACTTTGAAATTTCTCTCGAGTTTTTAGTTGCACCTTCCATCACTGGGTATCAGCCTGAAGCATCTCTCAATGTAAGCAGTTGGAATCTACCTTCTAATTTAGAGCTTGCTGATGAGAATTTTAATCAACCGTCACAAATCGATTTATTATTAGGGGCTGAAGCTTTCTTCGATTTATTAGAATCAGGTCAGATAAAACTCGGAGAGGGTCTTCCATCATTGCAACAAACTGCATTAGGATGGATTGTATCTGGAAGatacaaatcaaaatacaaCACTACAAAGAAAGCATCGTGCGTAGCCAATACACTTGAAGTTGGTCtggataaatattttgaaaaattctttgaatttgaagaaattcaaggtCTACGGTCAATATGGTCTGAAGAGCAGAATGAATGCGAAAAGCATTTCATAGACACAATTAAGGTGCTTCCTAGCGGTCGGCTTATGGTACAACTACCTTTCAAAAAACATCCTAGCTGTCTTGGAGGCTCTTACGATATTGCTTTTAGAAGATTTTTGTCGCTTGAGCGTAGGTTATCCAAAAATGCATCAATAAAAAGTCAATATTctgatttcttaaaagaataCGAACGTTTAGGTCACATGTCTCTAGTTCCCAATCCAAACCTTGATGAAGATCATTATTATCTTCCGCATCAATATGTATTAAGGCCTGATAGCGTATCAACAAAGTTACGTGTAGTCTTCGACGCATCTTGCCGCACATCAtcacaaatttctttaaatggaATACTAATGGTGGGTCCTACTATACAGGATGAGCTTTTGATTATTTTGCTACGTTTTAGACTTTATCGATACGCGCTAACTGCAGATATCGTTAAGATGTATAGGCAATTCCTTGTGCATCCATCGGATAGGAAATTCCAATTCATCTTATGGAGAGAAAACGAACATACCCCAATACAAACTTACCAGCTCAATACCATAACTTACGGCACATCATCTGCACCCTTTTTAGCAATTCGCTGTCTTCAGTATTTGGCTGAAATTAACGTCGAACGTTTTAGTCAAGGTGCTGCTGTTCTTAAGTCGGACTTTTACGTTGATGACATGCTAACTGGGGCAGACGACTTGGATACTCTTTGTCAAAAACGGAATGAAGTCGTTTCAATTTTGAGTACAGCTGGCTTAGAACTTTCGAAGTGGAACAGCAATCATATCGCTTTAATTGAAGAAGCTACACCAAAGGACATCAAATTGACTGAATCCAATCTCACCAGTACGTTAGGTATTTCTTGGAACCCTCGTGCTGatgaattcattttttcatacaaaccTAATCGGGTCtatacaaaatacacaaaaagatCTATTCTCTCGCTTTCGTCGTCTCTTTTTGATCCAATGGGCTTGCTTAGTCCAATAATTATCCGGGCTAAGATACTGCTACAACAGCTTTGGATAGAAAAATTCGATTGGGACGAAAATATTTCTCCAAATCTCGAGACAGAGTGGCGTCAATTCATGACAGATCTCAACTCAATTCAAAATCTTCCAATTCCTCGATACGTTTTTCTAGAAAACAATATCAGATTCCAGATACATGGGTTCGCAGACGCATCTATGAAAGGGTATGGCTGCTGCATTTATCTGCGGAGCATTGACAATAGTGGGTCCGTAGGAGTGAAACTTTTAGTCGCCAAATCCAGAGTTGCTCCTGCAAAGAAGAGAACACTTCCCCGCCTAGAGCTCTGCGCAGCACATCTCTTATCCAAACTTTGGGTAACAATACAAAGGGTCATCGTCAAGCACTACAATGAAACTTACTTTTGGACTGATTCGTCAATAGTTCTGCACTGGATATCCACACATTCTTCGAAGCTAAATACTTTCGTTGGTAATAGAGTAGCTGAAATCCAGGACACAACAAAGGAGGTGGTCTGGAAACATGTTCCAACTTCTGACAATCCAGCAGATATAGTTTCTCGAGGATGTACAGCGGAAGagcttaaaagttcaatttggTTCAGGGGTCCAGATTTCTTGATCGAGGATGAAGAAAGGTGGCCATGTTCATTAGGAGCTTCTCCTCCTCCAGAAGATTTATTGCTAGAACACAGGAAAACTGTTTTAGTttgtcaaaaagacaaaaactattatctcaatttaattgaaaaggtTAGCTCGTACACCAAAGTTTTGAGAATCTTTGCTTACGTAAAAAGATATCTCAATTTACGATTACTGAGGATTCCATTCCCAGGTCGATACCTTACAGCTGGGGAGTTAGATTATTCGTTACTCACCATAGTTAATGTCATACAAATGGAGTATTTTGCGAAGGAGATCCAGGCAGTAAAATCAAACTCAAAACTTCAAGGATCGACAAAATGGTTATGTCCTTTTATCGAGGACAGAAATGGTCTTTTGTTGTTGAGAGTAGGTGGCAGATTGAAACATGCTGACATTCCAGAGGAAAACAAACATCCGATGTTGCTTCCAAAAGATTGCAATTTCAGCAAAGAACTTATTCGACATTTGCACTATTCTAACTACCATGCAGGTCCAAAGGCTCTTGTGGCGCTAACGAGACAAAGATTTTGGATCATCAATGTTCGACAGTTGGCACGCAGCGTTATTCGAAGGTGCACTCATTGTGCAAGATATCGACCGAAGTTATATGACCAAGTAATGGGAGATTTGCCTGCAGAAAGATTAACATCTTCACGTCCATTTTTATGCTGTGGGGTTGATTTCTGTGGTCCTATTTACACATACTACAAAATCAGGGGGAAGGTGCCTTATAAAACCTATGTGGCAGTTTTTGTCTGCTTCGCTTCGAAAGCGGTTCACTTAGAAGCTGTATCAGACCTTTCAGCAGACGCTTTTATAGGAGCATTAAAAAGAATGATAGGTCGTAGAGGTATTCCCAAAGACATCCACTGTGACAACGCGACAAATTTTGTTGGCGCACAGTCAAAACTAAGCGAGTTGCGAGATATGTTGTTCAAAAAATCCAACCAAGAAAATCTCATTAATTATTGTACTAATTCcaatataaattttcattttatacccCCCAGGGCACCCAATTTTGGTGGAATTTGGGAAGCTGCAGTTAAAGTCGCTAAGGGTCATTTGTATCGCAGCCTTGGAAACGCCAAATTGTCATTCGAAGAGCTGTCAACTGCACTTGTCGAGATTGAGGCCATCATGAATTCGAGGCCTATTACTTCTATATCAACAGATCCAAACGACTTCGAAGCCCTAACATCAGCACATCTCCTGATCGGATCCTCTCTCAAGGCGATTCCCGAACTATTGACTGAGGTATCCGACATAAGCTATCTCGAAAGGTGGCGGCGAATTAACGCTGTCAAAACTCATTTCTGGAAGCGATGGTCCAACGAGTACGTCACTGAACTGCAAGGTCGTGGAAAGTGGACAACATCAAGTCCAAATATCGCTATCGGCAGCTTGGTCATCATTCACGAAGACAAtttaccaccccaaaaatggctCTTGGGAAGAGTCACCAAAGTCATCGAAGGTCCTGATGGGCGAGTAAGAGTCGCCGATGTTAAAACTCAACGAGGAACATTTCGAAGACCTATTCGCAAATTGGCGGCGATTCCGTCTTGA